In the Micromonospora narathiwatensis genome, one interval contains:
- a CDS encoding aldo/keto reductase, which produces MRYRTIGIDPATRREVSVLSLGAMLFGTATDEATSYAILDRYVEAGGTFIDTSDNYAFWQNGGQGGESEELLGRWRRSRGIGAEVVIATKLGARPLAPGTSYVDNPEGLSAKVIREAAERSRERLGVDRLDLLYAHIEDRTVPLRETVEGFAELVGEGTVGLLGASNHRAWRVERARGIAAAAGLPGYEVLQYHRSYLPSRVDLPIELDPDGDVGWVGPDLASYLRAEPQLALVAYSPLLKGAYARPDRLGVEYDLPSTPARLAALRAVAAETGATVNQVVLAWLMGGDIPAIALVGASSVAQLDESLAAVDLALTAEQRARLDAAR; this is translated from the coding sequence ATGCGATACCGCACGATCGGCATCGACCCGGCGACCCGCCGCGAGGTCAGCGTGCTCAGCCTCGGCGCGATGCTCTTCGGCACCGCCACCGACGAGGCCACCTCGTACGCCATCCTCGACCGCTACGTCGAGGCCGGCGGCACCTTCATCGACACCTCGGACAACTATGCGTTCTGGCAGAACGGGGGCCAGGGCGGGGAGAGTGAGGAACTGCTCGGCCGCTGGCGGCGCAGCCGGGGCATCGGCGCGGAGGTGGTCATCGCCACCAAGCTCGGCGCGCGGCCCCTCGCCCCGGGGACCAGCTACGTGGACAACCCGGAGGGCCTGTCGGCGAAGGTGATCCGCGAGGCGGCCGAGCGCAGCCGGGAGCGGCTCGGCGTGGACCGGCTGGACCTGCTCTACGCACACATCGAGGACCGGACCGTGCCGCTGCGGGAGACCGTGGAGGGGTTCGCGGAGCTGGTCGGCGAGGGGACCGTGGGGCTGCTGGGCGCGAGCAACCACCGCGCCTGGCGGGTGGAGCGGGCCCGGGGCATCGCCGCCGCGGCCGGGCTGCCCGGGTACGAGGTGCTCCAGTACCACCGCAGCTACCTGCCGAGCCGGGTGGACCTGCCGATCGAGCTGGACCCGGACGGCGACGTCGGCTGGGTCGGCCCGGACCTGGCCAGCTACCTGCGGGCCGAGCCGCAGCTCGCGCTGGTCGCGTACTCGCCGCTGCTGAAGGGCGCGTACGCCCGGCCCGACCGGCTGGGCGTCGAGTACGACCTGCCGAGCACTCCGGCCCGGCTGGCCGCGCTGCGGGCGGTGGCGGCGGAGACCGGCGCGACGGTCAACCAGGTGGTGCTGGCCTGGCTGATGGGCGGGGACATCCCGGCGATCGCCCTGGTCGGCGCGTCCTCGGTGGCGCAGCTCGACGAGAGCCTGGCGGCGGTCGACCTGGCGCTGACCGCGGAGCAGCGGGCCCGGCTGGACGCGGCTCGATGA
- a CDS encoding SDR family oxidoreductase gives MTTTIALVTGANRGIGLATARQFGARGWTVLVAARDAARGREAERVLRAEGADARFVPLDVTDEASVAAAAELVEREYGQLDVLVNNAGIVRADGSASPSETTLATLREVYETNVFGVVAVTNAFLPLLRKAPAARIVNVSSEVGSIAAMADPQGALSELTSVPYPSSKAALNMVTAMYAKELRDTAIKVNAANPGYCATDFNHHSGFRTAEEGAEVSVHLATLPADGPSGLLWGYQMDAGGGYGTLPW, from the coding sequence ATGACGACGACAATCGCCCTGGTCACCGGGGCCAACAGGGGAATCGGGCTGGCCACGGCCCGGCAGTTCGGGGCGCGCGGGTGGACCGTGCTGGTCGCCGCGCGGGACGCCGCCCGGGGGCGGGAGGCGGAACGCGTGCTGCGGGCCGAGGGCGCGGACGCCCGGTTCGTGCCGCTGGACGTCACCGACGAGGCGTCGGTCGCCGCCGCGGCCGAGCTGGTCGAGCGGGAGTACGGCCAGCTGGACGTGCTGGTCAACAACGCGGGCATCGTCCGGGCCGACGGTTCGGCGTCGCCCAGCGAGACCACCCTCGCCACGCTGCGCGAGGTGTACGAGACGAACGTCTTCGGCGTGGTCGCGGTGACCAACGCCTTCCTGCCGCTGCTGCGCAAGGCTCCGGCCGCGCGGATCGTGAACGTCTCCAGCGAGGTCGGCTCGATCGCGGCAATGGCCGACCCGCAGGGTGCCCTGTCCGAGCTGACGTCGGTGCCGTACCCGTCGTCGAAGGCGGCGCTGAACATGGTCACCGCGATGTACGCCAAGGAGCTGCGGGACACCGCGATCAAGGTGAACGCGGCCAATCCCGGCTACTGCGCCACCGACTTCAACCACCACTCCGGCTTCCGTACGGCGGAGGAGGGCGCGGAGGTGAGCGTGCACCTGGCGACGCTGCCGGCGGACGGGCCGAGCGGGCTGTTGTGGGGCTACCAGATGGACGCCGGCGGCGGATACGGAACGCTTCCGTGGTGA
- a CDS encoding helix-turn-helix transcriptional regulator, protein MTTLRRDELADFLRTRRARLRPAEVGLPEGVRRRTPGLRRQEVAQLAGMSIDYYIRLEQGRGPHPSRQVLAALARALLLGRDERAYLFRIAGESPPEPTGPSRQVPPGLRHLLDAMTETPAYLVDAAYEMLAWNRLATWFVGDLSAVPAEQRNMIRSMFGRKVPQSYRDDAEMLRFARTTVADLRAAYGRYPADPAISALVTELLGTSPWFAELWAGHEVGERRPTVKRVDHPELGPLEFECRVLHVPETDQRLIVYVPEPGSPTQAAFRRVGERTRVGQ, encoded by the coding sequence ATGACGACGCTGCGCCGCGACGAGCTGGCGGACTTCCTGCGCACCCGCCGCGCCCGGTTGCGCCCCGCCGAGGTCGGCCTCCCCGAGGGGGTACGCCGCCGCACGCCGGGCCTGCGTCGGCAGGAGGTCGCCCAGCTCGCCGGCATGTCCATCGACTACTACATCCGGCTGGAACAGGGCCGGGGCCCGCACCCGTCCCGGCAGGTGCTGGCCGCGCTGGCCCGGGCGCTGCTGCTCGGCCGCGACGAGCGGGCGTACCTGTTCCGGATCGCCGGGGAGAGCCCGCCGGAACCGACCGGGCCGAGCCGGCAGGTGCCGCCGGGGCTGCGGCACCTGCTGGACGCGATGACGGAGACGCCCGCCTACCTGGTCGACGCCGCGTACGAGATGCTGGCGTGGAACCGGCTGGCCACCTGGTTCGTCGGGGACCTGTCGGCGGTGCCCGCCGAGCAACGCAACATGATCCGCTCGATGTTCGGGCGGAAGGTCCCGCAGTCGTACCGGGACGACGCCGAGATGCTGCGTTTCGCCCGTACCACGGTGGCCGACCTGCGGGCCGCGTACGGCCGCTACCCGGCCGACCCGGCGATCTCCGCGCTGGTCACCGAGCTGCTCGGGACGTCACCGTGGTTCGCCGAGCTGTGGGCCGGGCACGAGGTGGGGGAGCGTCGCCCCACCGTCAAACGGGTCGACCACCCCGAGCTGGGCCCGTTGGAGTTCGAGTGCCGGGTGCTGCACGTACCGGAGACCGACCAGCGGCTGATCGTCTACGTCCCCGAGCCGGGCTCGCCGACCCAGGCGGCCTTCCGCCGGGTCGGCGAGCGCACGCGCGTCGGTCAGTAG
- a CDS encoding aldo/keto reductase has translation MAVNTVPNIALNDGNMIPQLGFGVFQIEPNNTAQAVGRALDAGYRHIDTAEMYGNEAEVGQAIRAAGLDRGEVFVTSKLNNGFHRPDDARRAFEATLQALKFDYLDLFLIHWPLPTRYDGDFVSTWKVLEEFQRDGRAKSIGVSNFQVPHLQRLAAEAELTPAVNQVEAHPYFGNEEVRAYGSTHNILTQAWSPIAQGKVLDDPTIVDIAEEVGHTPAQVVLRWHVQRGDIVFPKSTTPKRIGENFQIFDFALDDATMDRIRGLDRGEAGRQGPNPDTFDYVPD, from the coding sequence ATGGCCGTGAACACCGTTCCCAACATCGCCCTCAACGACGGCAACATGATCCCGCAGCTCGGCTTCGGTGTGTTCCAGATCGAGCCGAACAACACCGCCCAGGCGGTCGGCAGGGCCCTCGATGCCGGCTACCGGCACATCGACACCGCCGAGATGTACGGCAACGAGGCCGAGGTGGGGCAGGCGATCCGGGCGGCCGGGCTCGACCGCGGCGAGGTCTTCGTCACCAGCAAGCTGAACAACGGCTTCCACCGCCCCGACGACGCCCGCCGGGCGTTCGAGGCGACGTTGCAGGCGCTGAAGTTCGACTACCTCGACCTGTTCCTGATCCACTGGCCGCTGCCCACCCGCTACGACGGCGACTTCGTCTCCACGTGGAAGGTGCTGGAGGAGTTCCAGCGCGACGGCCGGGCGAAGTCGATCGGCGTGTCGAACTTCCAGGTGCCGCATCTGCAACGGCTGGCCGCCGAGGCGGAGTTGACGCCGGCGGTGAACCAGGTGGAGGCGCACCCGTACTTCGGCAACGAGGAGGTGCGCGCGTACGGCTCGACGCACAACATCCTCACCCAGGCGTGGTCGCCGATCGCGCAGGGCAAGGTGCTCGACGACCCGACGATCGTCGACATCGCCGAGGAGGTCGGCCACACCCCGGCGCAGGTCGTGCTGCGCTGGCACGTGCAGCGCGGCGACATCGTCTTCCCGAAGTCGACCACTCCGAAGCGGATCGGGGAGAACTTCCAGATCTTCGACTTCGCGCTGGACGACGCCACGATGGACCGGATCCGCGGCCTGGACCGGGGCGAGGCCGGCCGGCAGGGCCCGAACCCGGACACCTTCGACTACGTACCGGACTGA
- a CDS encoding vWA domain-containing protein, translating into MRARRLPALIVAAAMLLTGCTTSEPTSERTGAPTSGTLRVVAGSEQQSVVETIVKPWCASRHYRCEVTFKGSVDQARLLAAGSPDYDAYWFASSVFLQLGDRASTLRDVQPMFLTPVVFAAWRSEMDKLGFAGRSDVPIADILRAVESGRTKVWITNPTQSNSGATVLFGFLNYFAGNGPGTPLTQQQLDSPAVEQGVSRFVKAMDQTPPSTGTLMTDCLAHPDQCRAMFTYEDLVIEHNAELVKAGKEPLLVAYPRGSLAVSDAPLGFLPQAGNDSAHQIFTELQNHLLKDADAQAALLKLGRRPASGVGLTLDKPDANVFNPAWGIQATINEQAIQFPAASVIQAALDRYQTRYRRPVAVHYCLDGSGSMGDNDGWTGVQAAAGQIFEPDQAALNFLQTHPQDSTTVSIFNGDITGGSPWTVQGNDAAALRDLARKVTGYRPDGGTDMYACLLRAANELARPQPDDRKRLVVLMTDGQSDTRRREPAVAALRSAGVPVVAIAFGRDADPTQLKEVAEATNGTFVRQDDLVAALRQAAGYK; encoded by the coding sequence GTGCGGGCCAGAAGACTCCCGGCGCTGATCGTGGCAGCAGCGATGCTGCTCACCGGCTGCACGACGAGCGAGCCGACAAGCGAGCGGACCGGCGCGCCGACCAGCGGCACCCTGCGGGTGGTCGCCGGCAGCGAGCAGCAGAGCGTCGTCGAAACGATCGTCAAGCCCTGGTGCGCCAGCCGGCACTACCGCTGCGAGGTCACCTTCAAGGGCTCGGTGGACCAGGCCCGGCTGCTCGCCGCCGGCAGCCCCGACTACGACGCGTACTGGTTCGCCTCCAGCGTCTTCCTCCAGCTCGGCGACCGGGCCAGCACGCTGCGGGACGTCCAGCCCATGTTCCTCACCCCCGTGGTCTTCGCCGCCTGGCGCTCCGAGATGGACAAGCTCGGCTTCGCCGGCCGCTCCGACGTCCCGATCGCCGACATCCTGCGCGCCGTCGAGTCCGGCCGGACGAAGGTGTGGATCACCAACCCCACCCAGTCCAACTCCGGCGCCACCGTGTTGTTCGGCTTCCTCAACTATTTCGCCGGCAACGGCCCCGGCACGCCGTTGACCCAGCAACAGCTCGACTCGCCCGCCGTCGAGCAGGGCGTCAGCCGCTTCGTCAAGGCGATGGACCAGACCCCGCCCTCCACCGGCACCCTGATGACCGACTGTCTGGCCCACCCCGACCAGTGCCGGGCCATGTTCACCTACGAGGACCTGGTCATCGAGCACAACGCCGAGCTGGTCAAGGCCGGCAAGGAACCGCTGCTGGTGGCCTACCCCCGGGGGTCCCTGGCGGTCAGCGACGCCCCGCTGGGCTTCCTGCCGCAGGCCGGCAACGACAGCGCCCACCAGATCTTCACCGAGCTGCAGAACCACCTGCTCAAGGACGCGGACGCGCAGGCCGCCCTGCTCAAGCTGGGCCGCCGACCGGCCAGCGGCGTCGGGCTCACCCTCGACAAGCCCGACGCGAACGTCTTCAACCCGGCCTGGGGCATCCAGGCCACCATCAACGAGCAGGCCATCCAGTTCCCGGCCGCGTCGGTCATCCAGGCGGCCCTGGACCGCTACCAGACCCGCTACCGCCGGCCGGTCGCCGTCCACTACTGCCTCGACGGCAGCGGCTCGATGGGCGACAACGACGGCTGGACCGGCGTCCAGGCCGCCGCCGGCCAGATCTTCGAACCCGACCAGGCGGCCCTGAACTTCCTGCAGACCCACCCGCAGGACAGCACCACGGTCAGCATCTTCAACGGCGACATCACCGGCGGCAGCCCCTGGACGGTCCAGGGCAACGACGCGGCCGCGCTGCGCGACCTGGCCCGCAAGGTCACCGGCTACCGCCCCGACGGCGGCACCGACATGTACGCCTGCCTGCTCCGCGCGGCCAACGAACTCGCCCGGCCCCAGCCCGACGACCGCAAGCGGCTGGTCGTGCTGATGACCGACGGGCAGTCCGACACCCGGCGGCGCGAACCCGCCGTCGCCGCGCTGCGGTCGGCCGGCGTACCGGTGGTCGCGATCGCCTTCGGCCGGGACGCCGACCCGACCCAGCTCAAGGAGGTGGCCGAGGCCACCAACGGGACCTTCGTCCGGCAGGACGACCTGGTGGCGGCCCTGCGGCAGGCGGCGGGGTACAAGTGA
- a CDS encoding toxic anion resistance protein: MSEGLQIDFGSIVGGPADPPAGAADSAISTALATAEPKTFSCAALLTTAQREQAAQAARQLYPTMLANTDALANFGNQALDQVNAQVSRIFREVGRVDIPELTSIMHEINDRMRSFRRKYDPSDPKVRETFNKFSDAIRGLFRKGRDLLEMLFEEARSVEQQLDRVAGQLSDKQMELRRNVVLCDELYKANEAAIGQLVGAVAVMELIRDVALADARSITVTPGAPDERDQQERLSLVTEFVQALEVRINEFQQRLFVAWSTSPQVRNIRTLNYGLGQRLALLMNLTIPTMKLTIAQWALLLQANQAADMQQAVADGANDVLSAYATASKTAVPQIAKVIQTPTIRPETIIEVADSIDAQARGLEEAVRYGQQKRAEVVTAIVTANQSMSESSQRLSRTVVDLVTRAKEPVALPAGPQLPAAVLEQAPAVVPAPR, translated from the coding sequence ATGAGCGAGGGACTTCAGATCGACTTCGGCAGCATCGTCGGCGGCCCGGCCGATCCGCCTGCCGGCGCCGCCGACTCGGCCATCAGCACCGCGCTGGCCACCGCCGAGCCGAAGACCTTCTCCTGCGCGGCGCTGCTCACCACCGCGCAGCGGGAGCAGGCCGCGCAGGCCGCGCGCCAGCTCTACCCGACGATGCTGGCCAACACCGACGCGCTGGCGAACTTCGGCAACCAGGCGCTGGACCAGGTCAACGCGCAGGTCAGCCGGATCTTCCGGGAGGTCGGCCGGGTCGACATCCCGGAGCTGACCAGCATCATGCACGAGATCAACGACCGGATGCGCAGCTTCCGCCGCAAGTACGACCCCAGCGACCCCAAGGTCCGGGAGACCTTCAACAAGTTCTCCGACGCCATCCGGGGTCTGTTCCGCAAGGGCCGGGACCTGCTGGAGATGCTCTTCGAGGAGGCCCGCAGCGTCGAGCAGCAGCTCGACCGGGTCGCCGGGCAGCTCAGCGACAAGCAGATGGAGCTGCGCCGCAACGTGGTGCTCTGCGACGAGCTGTACAAGGCCAACGAGGCGGCGATCGGGCAACTCGTCGGCGCCGTCGCGGTGATGGAGCTGATCCGCGACGTGGCCCTGGCGGACGCCCGGTCCATCACCGTCACGCCCGGCGCGCCCGACGAACGGGACCAGCAGGAACGGCTCTCCCTGGTCACCGAGTTCGTGCAGGCCCTGGAGGTGCGGATCAACGAGTTCCAGCAGCGCCTCTTCGTCGCCTGGTCCACCTCGCCGCAGGTCCGCAACATCCGTACCCTCAACTACGGCCTCGGCCAGCGCCTCGCCCTGCTGATGAACCTCACCATCCCGACGATGAAGCTCACCATCGCCCAGTGGGCGCTGCTGTTGCAGGCCAACCAGGCCGCCGACATGCAGCAGGCGGTCGCGGACGGCGCCAACGACGTGCTGTCGGCGTACGCGACGGCGTCGAAGACGGCGGTGCCGCAGATCGCCAAGGTGATCCAGACCCCCACCATCCGCCCGGAGACCATCATCGAGGTCGCCGACTCGATCGACGCGCAGGCCAGGGGCCTGGAGGAGGCCGTCCGCTACGGCCAGCAGAAGCGGGCCGAGGTGGTCACCGCCATCGTCACCGCCAACCAGTCCATGTCGGAGTCCTCGCAGCGGCTCAGCCGTACCGTGGTCGACCTGGTCACCCGGGCCAAGGAGCCGGTGGCGCTGCCCGCCGGGCCGCAGCTCCCGGCGGCGGTGCTGGAGCAGGCCCCGGCGGTCGTCCCCGCCCCGCGCTGA